In one window of Mercurialis annua linkage group LG4, ddMerAnnu1.2, whole genome shotgun sequence DNA:
- the LOC126676235 gene encoding AP-1 complex subunit sigma-1 — MIQFVLLISRQGKVRLTKWYSPYSQKERSKVIRELSGVILSRGPKLCNFVEWRGYKVVYKRYASLYFCMCIDQADNELEVLEIIHHFVEILDRYFGSVCELDLIFNFHKAYYILDEILIAGELQESSKKTVARLIAAQDSLVETAKEQASSISNIIAQATK; from the exons ATG ATTCAATTCGTGCTTCTCATAAGTCGGCAAGGAAAAGTGAGATTGACGAAATGGTATTCGCCGTATTCGCAGAAGGAAAGGAGCAAGGTCATTCGCGAGCTCAGTGGAGTTATTCTGAGTCGCGGCCCTAAGCTGTGCAATTTTGTTGAGTGGAGAGGTTACAAAGTTGTATACAAAAG GTATGCTAGTCTCTACTTCTGTATGTGCATTGATCAGGCTGACAATGAACTCGAAGTCCTCGAGATTATCCATCACTTCGTCGAGATTTTGGATCGATATTTTGGCAGT GTCTGTGAGTTGGACTTGATTTTCAACTTTCATAAG GCCTACTACATATTGGATGAGATTTTGATTGCCGGTGAACTTCAAGAATCGAGCAAGAAAACAGTAGCCAGGCTAATAGCTGCACAG GATTCGCTGGTGGAGACGGCAAAAGAGCAGGCCAGTTCCATAAGTAATATCATTGCCCAGGCCACCAAGTAA
- the LOC126676160 gene encoding galacturonokinase: MERRASWPSEDEVNKMREIASSMSGRRCEEVRVVVSPYRICPLGAHIDHQGGIVSAMTINKGILLAFVPSPDSQVTLGSAQFSGTISFSVDQLQFPKPIIKKEDSNWGHFARGALYALQSRGHTITQGITGFISGSEGFDSSGLSSSAAVGIAYLLALENANNLTFPPTVNIEYDRIIENEYFGLRNGILDQSAILLSSHGCLTCMNCKTKQHKLILPSKSLKPYKILVAFSGLRDALTNNPGYNRRVAECQEAARILLKASGNDNVEPVLCNVEQEAYQMYKCKLDPILAKRAEHFFSENMRVIKGLEAWATGNIEEFGRLISASGLSSIQNYECGCEPLIQLYEILLRAPGIFGARFSGAGFRGCCVAFVDSSFAGEAAAFVREEYLKAQPELASQINPESIVTICEAGDSARLI; encoded by the exons GTTGGCCGAGTGAAGATGAGGTAAATAAAATGAGAGAAATAGCGAGTTCAATGTCGGGGAGGAGGTGCGAGGAAGTCCGAGTGGTGGTGTCTCCTTATAGGATTTGTCCCCTCGGCGCTCACATTGATCATCAGGGTGGAATTGTTTCCGCCATGACCATCAACAAAGGAATTCTCTTGGCCTTTGTTCCTTCACCTGATTCCCAG GTCACATTAGGCTCCGCACAATTTAGTGGAACCATTAGCTTCAG TGTTGACCAACTTCAATTCCCCAaaccaattatcaaaaaagaagACTCTAACTGGGGACATTTTGCCAGAGGAGCTCTCTATGCATTACAGAGTAGGGGACACACTATTACACAG GGCATCACAGGATTTATCAGTGGATCTGAAGGTTTTGACAGCTCTGGCCTCAGTTCTTCCGCTGCT GTTGGAATTGCTTATCTGTTGGCTTTGGAAAATGCAAATAACTTAACTTTTCCTCCAACTGTAAATATTGAATATGACCG GATTATTGAAAATGAATATTTTGGCCTGCGAAATGGCATACTTGATCAATCAGCCATACTGCTTTCAAGCCATGGTTGCCTAACATGCATGAACTGCAAG ACTAAACAACACAAGCTTATACTTCCGTCAAAGTCGTTGAAACCATACAAAATATTAGTTGCATTCTCGGGCCTCAGGGATGCTTTGACCAACAACCCTGGATACAATCGTCGTGTTGCAGAGTGCCAAGAAGCTGCAAGAATTCTACTTAA AGCTTCCGGAAATGACAATGTGGAGCCTGTTCTTTGCAACG TTGAACAAGAGGCATATCAAATGTACAAG TGCAAGTTGGATCCTATTCTAGCCAAAAGAGCAGAACACTTTTTCTCAGAGAATATGCGGGTTATCAAAG gacTTGAAGCTTGGGCTACCGGCAACATAGAAGAATTTGGGAGGCTCATTTCAGCTTCTGGTTTAAGTTCTATTCAAAATTATGAATGCG GTTGTGAGCCTTTGATTCAACTGTATGAGATCCTTTTGAGGGCTCCAGGCATTTTCGGGGCACGGTTTAGTGGTGCCGGATTCAGAGGATGTTGTGTTGCATTTGTAGATTCTAGTTTTGCAGGAGAGGCCGCTGCTTTCGTCAGGGAAGAGTATCTCAAGGCACAGCCTGAACTGGCTAGTCAAATAAATCCAGAGTCGATAGTAACGATATGTGAAGCAGGTGATTCTGCCCGTTTAATCTGA